The genomic segment GATTTTAAGATCAGCCTCACGTCCATCGACGGCATGATGACCGATATCAACCGGTTTGCCCAATGCGGCCGGGAGGGCGTCCTGGCGCTGCTGTCGGACTCGACCAATGTCGAGCGAGAAGGCTTTACAAAATCCGCCCAGGAAATCGGGGAGACCCTGGCAAACATTACCCGCGGCAGCAAGGGCCGGATTATCATTGCGCTGTTTGCTTCCAACATTGCCAGAATTCAGCAGATAACCAAGATCGCCCAGGAACGCGGCCGCAAAGTGGTATTCAACGGGCGCAGCCTGGTGGTCAGCGTTGATATTGCCAAAAAACTGAGATATATCGAAATCCCCCCCAAAATGGAAATCGATATCGACCAGATCGACAACTTTGCCGATGACGAGATCATCATGATCATGACGGGCAGCCAGGGAGAACCGATGTCCGCCCTTGCCAGGATCGCGGCCGGAACCCACAAGCAGTTGAAGACAAAAAAGGATGATACGGTTATTCTCTCGTCGAAATTTATTCCCGGAAACGAAAAAGCCATCACCAATATCATCAACAGGCTCTACCAGCAGGGGGCCGACGTGATTTATGAGAAAATTTCGTCGATCCATGTTTCCGGTCATGCCCTGCAGGAAGAGCTGAAATTGATGATCAATCTGACGAAACCCGAATATTTTATCCCCATTCACGGGGAATACCGCCATTTAATCCTGCATACCCGGCTGGCCGAGAAAGTCGGTATTGCCAGGGAAAATATTCTGCTTGCCCAAAACGGTCAGGTCATTGAATTTGATAAAAGCGGCGGAAGCATAACCGGCAAGGTGACAACGGGCCGGGTGCTGGTGGACGGCAAGGGAATCGGGGATGTCGGCCGGAGTGTTTTAAAGGAGCGCCGGACCCTTTCGGAAGAAGGCCTGGTCGTCGTCAATATCGCCTTTGATGAAGAGACCGGAATCGTGATATATGGGCCTGAAATCGTTTCGCGCGGTTTTGTTTTTGAAACCCAGACAGGGCATCTTCTGGAAGAGGCAAAATGCGTGATTTTAGAGATCGTTGAGGAAGTAACCCCTGAAGAGCCCAATCGCATGGCGATCATACAATCCAAAATCAAATCGGCACTCAGGCAATATTTTTATTTTGCCATTAAACGTCGTCCGGTGATACTTCCATTTGTGATGGAAATATAGGCTTATGCGTAAAGAAATCATCGGCATTTTTCTTTTTTTTCTGGTGGTATTTTCTTTAATCAGCCTGCTGTCATTCAGTCCGATGGACCCCTCTGTAAATCACGCCCGGGCAACCGGCCCGATTCATAATCTTTTCGGTCTGGTGGGCGCCCATCTGGCGGGACTTCTTATCTTTCTGTTCGGACTGGGGGCTTTCTGGATTCCGGTTTTGCTCCTGTTTCTAAGCATCCATTTTTTTGGCGACCAGCCGGGCAGGGCCGCCCTTTTGATTATCAGCGGCGGAGTCCTTTTGGTGGTTGCCACCGGCAGCCTATTTACGTTTCGCCAGGATCATTATCTGATCTTTGGAAGTAAATTTTCATCCGGCGGTATTATCGGAATACTCATCAAAGCTTTCCTGGTCAAATATGTTAATCTCACCGGCAGTATTTTTATTCTGACACTTGTCTGGGTTGTGGGCTTTATCCTGACAACCGGGTTTTCGCTGGTCCGTTTTGCCGGGCGTACCTGGCAGCTGATCATTGTCATTGCCGATCGTGTCCGGACACTTCTTGTCAAGTGGAATGAGCGACGCAAAAAGGCCCAGAAACGGGCGAAAGTAAAAAAAGAACAAACTGTCCAGGCCGAACGGGAAATCAAGATTACAGCCCCGGCGACCAAGCCGATTAAAGAAGCTCCCGCGCCCAAACAGGAAGTATTCGAGTTTATGCGGGTTTCTTCCGGATTTCAGGTGCCGTCCTCTAATTTGCTGGATAATCCGGATAACAGAAAAGACGCGACCGATACCGAAAACCTGCGGATGCAGTCGAAGCTTCTTGAAAAAAAACTGGATGACTTCGGGGTTAATGGAAAGGTCGTTACGGTCACTCCCGGACCTGTTATTACCACATTCGAGTATGAACCGGCGCCGGGTGTAAAGATCAATAAGATTGTGAACCTGTCCGATGACCTGTCCCTGGCGCTGCGCGCGGCCAGCATCCGGATCGTCGCACCGATACCGGGAAAAGCGGTCATCGGCATCGAAATTCCCAATTCCGTCAGGGAAACCGTCCGTTTCAAAGAGGTCATTGTTTCCAATGTGTTTGAAAAGTCAAAATCAAAACTGCCGCTATGTCTGGGCAAAGATATAGTCGGTAATCCGGTTGTGGCTGAACTCGATAAGATGCCGCATCTTCTCATTGCCGGGGCGACCGGGTCCGGGAAAAGCGTGGCGCTCAATGCGATGATCTGCAGTTTCCTGTATCGCTCGACGCCGGATCAGGTCCGCCTGATCATGATCGATCCCAAACGGATAGAACTTTCCAGCTATGACGGCATACCCCATCTGATCACGCCGGTGGTAACGGACGTTAAAAAAGCAACCAACGCGTTGTTCTGGGCCGTAAAGGAAATGGAGAAAAGATACGAGCTGCTCTCCCTGAAAAATACCCGGCACATCAATCAATACAACCAGAAGATCGAAAAGGAGCTTCAGGGCGCCCAGGACGATGAGCTGCAGAAACTGCCCTTTATCGTTATTGTAATCGACGAGCTTGCCGATCTGATGATGGTGGCCTCACGGGACGTGGAGGTGGCCTTGACCCGGCTGGCCCAGATGGCGCGGGCCGCCGGCATCCACCTGATCCTTGCCACCCAGCGGCCGTCGGTGGATGTTTTGACCGGGATTATCAAAGCCAATTTTCCGACGCGCCTGACTTTTCAGGTTTCCTCCAAGACCGATTCCCGCACCATCATCGATGCCAACGGCGCCGAGAGCCTGCTGGGAAACGGCGATATGTTGTTTATGCCGCCCGGCACCGCCAAGCTCCAGCGCATCCACGGCGCTTTTATTTCGGAAGCGGAGATTGCCCGGATAACGGAATTCCTGAAAAAGCAGCAACGCCCTGAATACGATACGAGCATTACCCAGGCGCGCATTGAAGAACAGGCGCTCTCGGAAACTGCAGATTACGACGAAAAGTATGATGAGGCGGTTGCACTGGTGACGAAAACCCGACAGGCCTCCATATCCATGGTTCAGCGCCATCTCCGCATCGGGTACAACCGGGCGGCACGTATTATCGAGATGATGGAAAAGGAAGGGATTGTCGGTCCTTCCGACGGCGCCAAACCCCGGGAGGTCCTTGCCAGGGGGTATGAGGATGTGCCCTAACTTGAAATCCGGCTCTGAATCACTCCGGAGAAATCGTTACCTTTTGGGAAATTCGGCAGAGTAAAATCCGAAGCACGAAGCACGAAATTCGAAACAAACAACAATGACAGACTTTACCGTTTTGAGAAACAAAAAAAACGGAGCTCATGAAATCCGAACTGAACATTGATCTGATCGATAAAATCAAGGGTTTTCTCGACCCGGAAGAAGGACAGTGCCTGTATGACATGGCACGCAAGGCCAGCAAACGGGGGCCGTGTCTTGAAATCGGAAGTTATTGCGGCAAATCAACTGTCTATATCGGCACGGCCTGCCGCGAAAACAGCGCTATTCTGTTTTCCATTGACCATCACCGCGGTTCGGAGGAGCAGCAACCCGGCGAGGCGTACTTTGATCCGGAGTTGTTCGACCACAACACCGACCGGGTGAACACCTTTGAATTTTTTAGAAAGACCATTGAAATGGCGGGACTCGATGAAACCGTCGTTGCGATGGTATGTCAATCAGCTGTGGCCGCCCGCATGTGGAATACCCCATTAAGCCTTGTCTTCATTGACGGCGGCCACAGCTATGATGCTGCGTTGGGAGATTATCAGGCTTGGATGCCCCATCTGAAGCCGGGCGGCTATCTGCTGATTCATGATATTTTTGAAGATCCGGCCGAAGGCGGGCTGGCCCCCTATAAGGTTTATTCTCTGGCGCTGGCCTCCGGCCGCTTCAGGGAGATTGCGCGGATGAAAACGCTGGGGGTGTTAAAAAAGGCTGAAGGCTGAAGGTGGATAGGCTGAAGGGGGCAAGTAATTGCCGATTGATGATTTCCGATTGACGATTGGAAAAACACTTAAATCGAAAAATATCAATTATAGATCAACAATCGAAAATAAAGGGTGAGGAGTTGGGGTAAATAAAGACTGAATGCGAAAATAGATAGACTGAAGGGAGAAACGTGTTCCTCATTTCAATCAACAATCAACACAACCTTCAGTCTTCAGTCTTCAGCCTTTTTCAGATACAGCACCAGGCTTTTGCCTAAAATGGGGTTCAGCAGATGGTCCAGAAAGCGGGTAATCCACGGTCGTTTCATGATGTCCCACGTCAGCAGATCGTGATATAAATTTACAGCCACGGCATCCTTGCGGGTCGACCCCAGCAGACATTTCAGCCACCAGTAAGGTACATGCAGACTGTGGGCATAATGAGACGACCATTTTTTTAAGCCGCTGTTTTCCAGCAATTTGATCAGCTCTTTTTTTTTGTAAATACGAATGTGCCCATTGTTGGCGTTATGATACTCCCGGGAAAGAGCCCAACAGATCCGCTCCGGCCAAAAACGGGGTACGCTGACAACCAGATCTCTGCCCGGCTTGAGAACCCTGACGACTTCAGCCACAGCCATGCGGTGATCCGGGATATGTTCCAGGATTTCCGAACAGACGATCAGATCGAAAAAATTGTCTTTAAACGGAAGCCGGTTGATGCTGGCGGCAAGGAGGTCCCAGCGGCCGCGTTTTCCCTCCAGACGTTCCTGGAATATCAGCCTCTTTTTCGTTTCAATGACGTCAGCGGGGTTGATATCGGCGCCGAGAACCTGAATCCCTTTGGACCGGGCGATGGCGGCGGTGTGGCGGCCCGAGCCGCAACCGATATCGAGTACCCGCAAGCCGGGCGCTAATCGCAGCCTGTTAACGTCGATTGAAATCACGAATGGTTTCCCTGTATGCCGCTGCCGTCTTTTCAGCCGCTTTTCCCCAGGTGAAATGTTCCTGGACCCTTTGATAACCGGCTCGGCCAAGCTGACCTGCCCGCTCGGGATTGTCGAGTATCGCGGCAATGGCGCCGACAAGGGCCTGTTCATTTTTAGGCGGGATGAGGACACCGGCATTACCCACCACTTCCGGCAGTGCGCCGCCGGTGGTGCTGACCAGCGGAACCGCACATGCCATCGCTTCTATTGCCGGGAGACCGAATCCTTCATAAACAGACGGAATAACGGCAACTGCCGCCCGGGCATATTGTGTTACGAATTCTTTATGATCGATCCGGCCGGTAAATGTAATCATGCCGCCGATACCCAGGTCCCGAATGAACGTTTCGATATCGCCGTTTTTCTTGGGGGATCCGATGACCACCATGTTCACTTTGCGGGTTTTGGAAATGACCGAGAGGGCCTTTAAAAGATAATTCAGTCCCTTTAAAGGCGTATCGGCGCTGTTGGTTACGATGATGCGATTCTTCTCGCGTTCGACTTCGGGCATCGGGTAAAAAATGTTCGTATCAACGCCGTTGGGGACAATTCTGAAACGATTCAGCGGGATCTTGAATTCACTGCTGATGTCTTTGCGGGAATGTTTTGAAACAGTGATAATATGAGAAAAGGCTTTGGCAACCCTTTTTTGCATGCGGATAAAAGAGTACCAGCGCATTTCTTTTAATTTTTTCCAGAAAGTTGCGGCGTTTCGAACCGCTATGTCCCGGTCCACGGTAATGGGATGATGGATGGTGGCAATGGTGGGGGCCAGCCGGCTGATGTTTCGGACTCCGTATGACAGGCTCTGGTTGTCGTGGATGATATCGTAGTGGTGAGCGGTCTTTCTTAACAATTTAAACGCTCTTTGCCCGAATGTGTAGGGTTCGGGAAAACTCATGGTGGAAACTCCCAGCCACTCGATCAGGTTGATGGGATCCATGAGTTCCCTTAAGGAAGGAACACGAAAGAGGTTGTCGGGATTGTACAGATCAAGACCGGGGAGGTTATGAATCTTAATGCCGTTGTCGCTTGTGAGCACGGGCGGACCGGAAACGATATCCACCTGATGTCCGAGACCCTTAAGGGACCGGCTCAGGTTATTGATATAAACACCCTGACCGCCGCAGTGGGGATTGCTGCGGTAGCTCAATAAGCATATTTTTAAGGGATCATCATCGACCCATGACATTTGAGATAATTTTCCGTCGGCGCAGTATTAATGTCGTGTCCTATAAATAAGTTGCAAAAACAATGTCACTCCCGCGCAGGCGGGAGCCAGAAAAATGATCTCTGGATTCCCGCTTTCGCGGGAATGACGGACAGACTGATTTCAAGAATAGTCAGAAATGATTTGCAATAAATGGAAATAAAATTTGCCGGATATTTAATTGTAACGTCAGTAAAAAGCAAGGCTATTTTTAAACCACCCGCAATACTTCTTCAATCGTCGTGATGCCATTGAGCACTTTTTGAATACCGTCCTGGCGCAAGGTTACCAGATTATGTTTTAACCCTTCGGTTTTGATTAAGTTTGAATCAAAGGTTTTTAGCACCAGGCTTCTGAGCGCTTCATTTAAAACCAGAATTTCAAAAATCGCGATCCGCCCGCGGTAACCGGTATGGAGGCAGTGCGGGCATCCCTTGGCCCTGTATATCGGTTTATTTTTAATCTGGCCGGGATCAATATCCATGCCTTTCATAGCGATTTCGTCCGGCAGATACGCTTCTTTGCATTCTTTGCAGAGGACACGAATCAGCCGCTGGGCGATCACTGCAATCACGGATGATGATATTAAAAAAGGCTCTACGCCGATATCCACCAGGCGGGTGATGGCACTGGCGGAGTCATTGGTATGAAGGGTGGAAAAGACGAGATGCCCGGTCAGGGCGGACTGAACGGCGATCTCGGCGGTTTCATGATCCCTTATTTCGCCTATTAGAACAACGTCCGGGTCCTGCCGGACAATGGACCGGAGGCCTCTGGCAAACGTCAGGCTGATCTTGGGGTTGACCTGTATCTGACTGATGCCTTTGATTTTATATTCAATGGGATCTTCAATGGTTATGATGTTGATTTCCGGTGTGTTGATGGAAGTTAAAATGGCATACAGGGTGGTTGTTTTGCCGCTTCCGGTGGGCCCGGTGACCAGTATGATGCCGTTGGGGGAATGCACCAGATCCTGAAGCAGCGATAGCCTTTCAGGTGAAAGGCCTATTTCCGTCAGTTTTAAGAGTGAACCGGATTTGTTGAGAAGTCTCAGCACCAGGCGTTCGCCGAAAGATGTCGGAATGGTGGAAACGCGAACGTCAATATCCTGATCGCCGATTTTGACTTCCAGGCGGCCGTCCTGGGGCAGCCGTTTTTCAGCGATATTCATTTTGGCCATGACCTTGATCCGCGAAATCAAGGCGGGCTGTATCCATTTCGGTGGCGTCAGCAGGTCGTAGAGAATACCGTCCACGCGATAGCGGACCATGAACTGGTCCTGGTAGGGCTCAAAATGGATGTCGCTGGCGCGTGCTTTTACCGATTGTGAAATAATATGATTCACCAGTTTGATGATGGGGGCATCGCTGGTATCATCCAGCAGGTCGGTCGTATCATCCATTACATTGATGATGGTTTGGCCGTTTTCTTCCATGTCCTGGACCAGCTGTTCAGCTGAATCGCCGCTCTGATCATAGGACAAATTGATGACGGACAAAATAGCGTCTTTTGCCGAGAGGACGACCTGATAATCGTCTATTTTCAAAATTCTGGCCAGGTCATCCAGGGGCTGCAGGTGCATCGGGTCGTTTATGGCGATGATATAGGCGGCATTGCCCGGCGGCCTGATATCGCCGTAGGCGTCCGTGGGCCGGGGACGGGTGTCTGTTTCAGGTAGCCCGACAGTGTTGCCGAGGGGGACCATCATGTATTTTTTCAAGAACTGTATCGGCACCTGCTGGGTAAAATCGTTTCTGATGTTGTTCAAGGGAAGGACCGGCATAAACGGCATGTTATACTGAATGCTCAACGCTTCAAGGAGCTGCTTTTCAGTGATCATTTTTCTTTTGATCAGCAGATCGCTGATTCTGCCGCCTTTATCATCGCTCAGCTTTTGAACCTCGGCTAAATTTTCCTGCGTAACGCCGGCGGTATTATTCAGTATTTCCAAAAGTTGTTTGCCCATAATTAAACTTTGCATCTTTTTAGCCTTGAGCAAAAAGGGATTTCCCCCCCTTTATGCCGGCCCCTGAAAGGAAGATTTCAGGCTGTTATAAAATTCCCTTGCCGCCACATTCGGCGGGCCTATCGACCATGAGGATCAGGGCCGAAGGGCTTAGGTCGAAACACTTAATCAAAGGGTAAACAGATATAGAAAATATGCGTTTCGGCCCTATTTGGCAGAACCGGTGCCGACTTCTTTTTTATTTTTTTCGTATAATTTGATGTTGCCTTCTTCGATTTTATCAAGCTGCTCTTTTTTGATTTGGTATATGGCTTCCGCTTCAGCCGGACTTTTGATCACTCTGGGTGTTAAAAATACATAAAGGTTGGTTTTCTCGTTGGCGTTGGATGCGGATTTAAACAGCCACCCCATTAAGGGGACATCACCCAGACAAGGAACTTTGGTTTCTGTATTGGTAGTTGTGTCGTCAATCAGGCCGCCGATAACAACGGTGTTGTTGTCTTTGACAATGACCGTGGTGTCAATCGTTCGCTTTAATGTGGTGGGGCGAAAATCAGTCGTTGACTCCAGACTGGTGACCTCTAAAGAAATGTTCAGACGAACCTGTCGGTCTTTGCTGATTTGCGGTGTTATCTTTAATATCTTGGCAACATCCCGATACTCAAAGGAACTATAGGTCTCAGCAGCGTTTTCAGCGGCTGATCGGGTTTGAAAAGGGATATTCTTGCCGACGCTGATTTTGGCTTCCTGGTTGTCCGTGGTGAGAATCTGGGGAGTGGAAATGATGTGAACATCCTTGTCCGTTTTGTATGCCTGGATCACGGCTGCAATGCTGGGGAAAGATATGGTTCCTATCCCGGTGCCGATACTGATCGTTTCCCCCAGGACGCCTAAAGAAAACCCGGGCGGCAGGGGCGTGCTGACGATAGTGCTGGGATCTCCTCCCAATGGCCCCCCTGTGAATCCTCCGCCATAAGCTGCGCTTCGGCCGCTATATTTGGTGTCTCCCCCAACAGTCCACTCGGTTCCCAGGCGGAAATCCTTAGAAGTATTGACTTCCATAATGAGCGATTCAATATAAACCATTGCACGGGGGATATCTAGTTTTTTGATGACCTCTTCGATGATTGCAAAATCATCTTTTTCCGCCATGATGATCAGGCTGTTGGTGGCCTTATCGGCCGTCATCTTGACTTTTTCGGAAATCACCGGGGATTTCGGTTTCCCTTGGGCAGGCGCATCCTTTTTTTTGGGAATTTCCTGGAGGACTTTGACCAGTTCTTCAGCCGTGGCATTTTCCAGATAGACGACGCGGATATTTTCTTTTCCCCTCGGGATTTCCTTGTCAAGCAGCT from the Desulfobacterales bacterium genome contains:
- the gspD gene encoding type II secretion system secretin GspD, with the protein product MNPYCRRLKTACCLLALCAMLLTLALPSPTGAQATVPSTPPLPTGAQSAVPPTPPSPQQPVVPDKNSADRFVTIDFNNVDITVFIKFISELTGKNFVVDNRVKGNVTIISPAKISLQEAYKVFESVLEVHGFAAVPAGEVTKIIPAPDARTKNIETKLREEAASPDDKVVTQLILLKYADPEDIKRLFAPLISKNSVILAYPPTNMLIVTDVYSNIQRLIHILKAIDITGIGREISVIPLEYADAAKIEKTLATIFKTPRRPQQKGAPETTLQLVADERTNTLVLLASEDDTLRIKQLIKLLDKEIPRGKENIRVVYLENATAEELVKVLQEIPKKKDAPAQGKPKSPVISEKVKMTADKATNSLIIMAEKDDFAIIEEVIKKLDIPRAMVYIESLIMEVNTSKDFRLGTEWTVGGDTKYSGRSAAYGGGFTGGPLGGDPSTIVSTPLPPGFSLGVLGETISIGTGIGTISFPSIAAVIQAYKTDKDVHIISTPQILTTDNQEAKISVGKNIPFQTRSAAENAAETYSSFEYRDVAKILKITPQISKDRQVRLNISLEVTSLESTTDFRPTTLKRTIDTTVIVKDNNTVVIGGLIDDTTTNTETKVPCLGDVPLMGWLFKSASNANEKTNLYVFLTPRVIKSPAEAEAIYQIKKEQLDKIEEGNIKLYEKNKKEVGTGSAK
- a CDS encoding ribonuclease J, with the translated sequence MSKLKIIPLGGLGEIGLNMMVFEYGDTIFIVDAGLMFPEDYMLGVDYVVPDMDYIKQNKAKVAGVILTHAHEDHIGALPHLVKMINAPLFGTAFTLGMIRYKLEEHDLLSEVELHEIFPGEKLKIGEFELEFIRVSHSVVDGVGLAIKTPLGLIVHTGDFKISLTSIDGMMTDINRFAQCGREGVLALLSDSTNVEREGFTKSAQEIGETLANITRGSKGRIIIALFASNIARIQQITKIAQERGRKVVFNGRSLVVSVDIAKKLRYIEIPPKMEIDIDQIDNFADDEIIMIMTGSQGEPMSALARIAAGTHKQLKTKKDDTVILSSKFIPGNEKAITNIINRLYQQGADVIYEKISSIHVSGHALQEELKLMINLTKPEYFIPIHGEYRHLILHTRLAEKVGIARENILLAQNGQVIEFDKSGGSITGKVTTGRVLVDGKGIGDVGRSVLKERRTLSEEGLVVVNIAFDEETGIVIYGPEIVSRGFVFETQTGHLLEEAKCVILEIVEEVTPEEPNRMAIIQSKIKSALRQYFYFAIKRRPVILPFVMEI
- a CDS encoding glycosyltransferase family 4 protein, whose amino-acid sequence is MSWVDDDPLKICLLSYRSNPHCGGQGVYINNLSRSLKGLGHQVDIVSGPPVLTSDNGIKIHNLPGLDLYNPDNLFRVPSLRELMDPINLIEWLGVSTMSFPEPYTFGQRAFKLLRKTAHHYDIIHDNQSLSYGVRNISRLAPTIATIHHPITVDRDIAVRNAATFWKKLKEMRWYSFIRMQKRVAKAFSHIITVSKHSRKDISSEFKIPLNRFRIVPNGVDTNIFYPMPEVEREKNRIIVTNSADTPLKGLNYLLKALSVISKTRKVNMVVIGSPKKNGDIETFIRDLGIGGMITFTGRIDHKEFVTQYARAAVAVIPSVYEGFGLPAIEAMACAVPLVSTTGGALPEVVGNAGVLIPPKNEQALVGAIAAILDNPERAGQLGRAGYQRVQEHFTWGKAAEKTAAAYRETIRDFNRR
- a CDS encoding DNA translocase FtsK 4TM domain-containing protein; this encodes MRKEIIGIFLFFLVVFSLISLLSFSPMDPSVNHARATGPIHNLFGLVGAHLAGLLIFLFGLGAFWIPVLLLFLSIHFFGDQPGRAALLIISGGVLLVVATGSLFTFRQDHYLIFGSKFSSGGIIGILIKAFLVKYVNLTGSIFILTLVWVVGFILTTGFSLVRFAGRTWQLIIVIADRVRTLLVKWNERRKKAQKRAKVKKEQTVQAEREIKITAPATKPIKEAPAPKQEVFEFMRVSSGFQVPSSNLLDNPDNRKDATDTENLRMQSKLLEKKLDDFGVNGKVVTVTPGPVITTFEYEPAPGVKINKIVNLSDDLSLALRAASIRIVAPIPGKAVIGIEIPNSVRETVRFKEVIVSNVFEKSKSKLPLCLGKDIVGNPVVAELDKMPHLLIAGATGSGKSVALNAMICSFLYRSTPDQVRLIMIDPKRIELSSYDGIPHLITPVVTDVKKATNALFWAVKEMEKRYELLSLKNTRHINQYNQKIEKELQGAQDDELQKLPFIVIVIDELADLMMVASRDVEVALTRLAQMARAAGIHLILATQRPSVDVLTGIIKANFPTRLTFQVSSKTDSRTIIDANGAESLLGNGDMLFMPPGTAKLQRIHGAFISEAEIARITEFLKKQQRPEYDTSITQARIEEQALSETADYDEKYDEAVALVTKTRQASISMVQRHLRIGYNRAARIIEMMEKEGIVGPSDGAKPREVLARGYEDVP
- a CDS encoding class I SAM-dependent methyltransferase, translating into MISIDVNRLRLAPGLRVLDIGCGSGRHTAAIARSKGIQVLGADINPADVIETKKRLIFQERLEGKRGRWDLLAASINRLPFKDNFFDLIVCSEILEHIPDHRMAVAEVVRVLKPGRDLVVSVPRFWPERICWALSREYHNANNGHIRIYKKKELIKLLENSGLKKWSSHYAHSLHVPYWWLKCLLGSTRKDAVAVNLYHDLLTWDIMKRPWITRFLDHLLNPILGKSLVLYLKKAED
- a CDS encoding class I SAM-dependent methyltransferase produces the protein MKSELNIDLIDKIKGFLDPEEGQCLYDMARKASKRGPCLEIGSYCGKSTVYIGTACRENSAILFSIDHHRGSEEQQPGEAYFDPELFDHNTDRVNTFEFFRKTIEMAGLDETVVAMVCQSAVAARMWNTPLSLVFIDGGHSYDAALGDYQAWMPHLKPGGYLLIHDIFEDPAEGGLAPYKVYSLALASGRFREIARMKTLGVLKKAEG
- the gspE gene encoding type II secretion system ATPase GspE, which produces MQSLIMGKQLLEILNNTAGVTQENLAEVQKLSDDKGGRISDLLIKRKMITEKQLLEALSIQYNMPFMPVLPLNNIRNDFTQQVPIQFLKKYMMVPLGNTVGLPETDTRPRPTDAYGDIRPPGNAAYIIAINDPMHLQPLDDLARILKIDDYQVVLSAKDAILSVINLSYDQSGDSAEQLVQDMEENGQTIINVMDDTTDLLDDTSDAPIIKLVNHIISQSVKARASDIHFEPYQDQFMVRYRVDGILYDLLTPPKWIQPALISRIKVMAKMNIAEKRLPQDGRLEVKIGDQDIDVRVSTIPTSFGERLVLRLLNKSGSLLKLTEIGLSPERLSLLQDLVHSPNGIILVTGPTGSGKTTTLYAILTSINTPEINIITIEDPIEYKIKGISQIQVNPKISLTFARGLRSIVRQDPDVVLIGEIRDHETAEIAVQSALTGHLVFSTLHTNDSASAITRLVDIGVEPFLISSSVIAVIAQRLIRVLCKECKEAYLPDEIAMKGMDIDPGQIKNKPIYRAKGCPHCLHTGYRGRIAIFEILVLNEALRSLVLKTFDSNLIKTEGLKHNLVTLRQDGIQKVLNGITTIEEVLRVV